In Actinoplanes lobatus, the DNA window CGGCGCCCTGGTTCAGGTTGGGTCCGTGCGGGGTCAGCCCGTCATAGCCACCGCCGGTCGCCGGGTCCCACATGACCTGCCCGGCGTCGTTGTCACCGAGGAACCAGACGATGGACTGGCGTACCGCTGCGTACCAGATCTGACCACCCGTGATGCCGGCGGCGGTGGCGCAGGCATCGGCCAGCGCCGCCACCTCGATCGGTTGCTGGTCGTGCCGCAGCCTAGGGGTGTCGCGTTGCCACCCTGCCGACGGCAGGACCGACAGGTGGCCGTCGCTGGTCTGGATGTCCAGCAGCCATTTCAGCATCCGCAGGCCGGCGGTCAGGGCCGGTGGGTCGTCGAGAAGGTCGCCGGCGACGATGACGGCTTCGGCGAGTGCGGCATTGGCGTAGGTGAGCTGTTGCTGTGGCCAGGGCCAGCGTGGATCGGGATCCGGAGGCCCGATCGTCGTTACGGCGTCGGCGAGAAGGGCGGCGGCTGGTTCGTTGCCGGGGTCGGCGCGCAGCAGTTCGGCGGCGCCCAGCGCGGCGAATGCCATTGCCCGCGGCGCGACGGCCCGGCGGGAGGCTCCCCGGGTGAAAGCGAGCAGGGCTTCCTGGCGGATCCACGGAACCGGGCTGCGGGCAGCGGCGGTCCCGAGGCCCCAGAGGGCGCGCCCCCACCAGTCCCCGAGGCCGGGCTGGTCGATCCAGGTCCGGTTGAACCCGAGCCGGTTGTGGAAGGCACCCT includes these proteins:
- a CDS encoding glycosyltransferase — translated: MTVRATVAAPTTGRTVPAPSFAHLARLTDDTGLFEHARHATVRREHGYCTDDVARGLVVASREPDPSAAVLRLAERYLAFLAHAQNAQGAFHNRLGFNRTWIDQPGLGDWWGRALWGLGTAAARSPVPWIRQEALLAFTRGASRRAVAPRAMAFAALGAAELLRADPGNEPAAALLADAVTTIGPPDPDPRWPWPQQQLTYANAALAEAVIVAGDLLDDPPALTAGLRMLKWLLDIQTSDGHLSVLPSAGWQRDTPRLRHDQQPIEVAALADACATAAGITGGQIWYAAVRQSIVWFLGDNDAGQVMWDPATGGGYDGLTPHGPNLNQGAESTLALISTLQHRATR